One Setaria italica strain Yugu1 chromosome I, Setaria_italica_v2.0, whole genome shotgun sequence DNA window includes the following coding sequences:
- the LOC101771656 gene encoding F-box/kelch-repeat protein At1g67480, producing the protein MLAFVGSQEQFSQSQTCLRARMLLKPPTRPKLYSGLMPQEERDSYCDLIPGLPEDLAKICLALVPRSHFPVMGAVSKRWMSFLESKELIAVRKEVGKLEEWVYVLTPEAGTKGSHWEILECSGQTQSPLPRMPGLTKAGFGVVVIGGKLFVIAGYAADHGKEYVSDEVYQYDSCLNRWTLLAKMNVARCDFACAEVNGVIYVAGGFGPNGDNLSSVEVYDPEQNRWTLIESLRRPRWGCFGCSFEGKLFVMGGRSSFTIGNSRFVDVYNPINHAWGEVKNGCVMVTAHAVLGEKLFCIEWKNQRSLAIFNPADNSWQKIPVPLTGSSRTRFSLGIHDDKLLLFPLEEEPGYQTLMYDPAAPTGSEWCTSKLKPSGSCLCSVTIKA; encoded by the exons ATGCTTGCATTTGTTGGGTCACAAGAACAGTTTTCTCAATCACAGACGTGCCTACGTGCGAGGATGCTGCTCAAGCCTCCTACAAGACCCAAACTTTATTCAGGGCTTATGCCCCAAGAGGAACGTGATTCATACTGTGATCTAATACCAGGCTTGCCTGAAGACTTGGCAAAGATATGTCTTGCCCTTGTTCCTCGTAGTCATTTTCCTGTTATGGGCGCAGTTTCCAAGCGGTGGATGTCATTTCTTGAGAGCAAGGAACTAATAGCTGTAAGGAAGGAGGTTGGGAAACTTGAGGAGTGGGTGTATGTATTAACTCCAGAAGCTGGCACAAAGGGGTCGCACTGGGAGATTTTGGAGTGTTCAGGGCAGACGCAAAGCCCTCTTCCGCGAATGCCTGGACTAACCAAGGCAGGATTTGGTGTGGTTGTTATTGGTGGGAAGCTCTTTGTTATTGCTGGATATGCTGCTGACCATGGGAAGGAATATGTTTCGGATGAGGTTTACCAGTATGATTCTTGCCTCAACAG GTGGACTTTGCTTGCTAAGATGAATGTGGCTCGATGTGACTTCGCCTGTGCAGAGGTCAATGGTGTGATATATGTTGCTGGTGGATTTGGTCCAAATGGTGACAATTTGTCTAGTGTCGAAGTTTATGACCCAGAACAGAATAGATGGACACTGATTGAGAGCCTGCGCAGGCCAAGGTGGGGCTGCTTTGGGTGCAGTTTTGAAGGGAAGCTTTTTGTCATGGGTGGCCGTTCAAGCTTCACAATTGGCAACTCTCGTTTCGTTGACGTGTACAATCCTATCAACCACGCCTGGGGAGAGGTTAAGAATGGCTGCGTGATGGTCACGGCTCATGCCGTTCTTGGTGAGAAGCTCTTCTGCATTGAATGGAAGAACCAGAGGTCCCTGGCGATCTTTAACCCAGCTGATAACTCGTGGCAGAAAATCCCGGTGCCGCTTACAGGTAGCTCAAGAACTCGTTTTTCATTGGGTATACATGACGACAAGCTGCTGCTCTTCCCATTGGAGGAAGAGCCCGGGTATCAGACGCTGATGTATGATCCCGCTGCGCCAACGGGTTCTGAGTGGTGCACGTCAAAGCTGAAGCCCTCGGGGTCTTGTCTGTGCAGCGTGACCATCAAAGCCTAA